In Medicago truncatula cultivar Jemalong A17 unplaced genomic scaffold, MtrunA17r5.0-ANR MtrunA17Chr0c02, whole genome shotgun sequence, the DNA window gtagataaaaactctgcaccactctcctcttcgacggaagagaaatgcactgacttgctaaaacaattaataagaacgtggttgtactctaaccagttcatacccagaatcacatccataccgctcaaaggtagacaaaccaaatccatttcaaaatcacgaccaaacatagacaaaggacatttcaaacatacaagagaagtagtcaccgaacccttagctggagtttcgacaaccatctctccattcatatcagacaaatcaagactcaaagcagaaacacaatcataggcaataaagcaatgagtagcaccagtatcaataatagcaactaaaggagtattattaatatagcaagtacctctgatcaaacgatcctcattctccgTCTGCGTACCattcaaagcaaagaccctaccagtagtcggcaccctcttaggctgagtacactgtgaactaatgtgaccctctccattgcagttaaaacacacaatgtccgtacgcttgcattcagctacaatatgacctttcttgcgacaccggacacacttcttgatttcctcagggcagacgttgcttttgtggcctttcccaccacaattgaaacacacaatctcagtagcatccttcttcttaggccgcctatcatcgaccatcttcaggggcactgtacggcttaggacgactctgctgtcccttgctcTTCCTCTCGTTCACtatcttgtagtgagccttggtatcctcttcatagatcctgcagctattgaccaaatccggaaaaactctaatctgttggtatccaatcgccctcttgatgtcgggccttcaaccattctcgaacttgatgcatctcgagaactcaacattctcagcagtatagtgcgggtaaaacttcgccaactcaacaaacttggcagcatactcagtcacagacatgtttccttgcttcatcTCAAGGAATTCAATCGCCTTCTTCCcacgaacatcttccggaaagtatcttctcaggaactctctcctgaacacagcccaggtcacaacagctccttcttgcCCATGGGTAGGTAGAAGgccaacccaccagtcatcaacttcctcagctagctgatgagtatcAAActgcactttctgatcctcagtGCACTACATaacacggaaaatcctctcaatctctttaagccacgtctgggctccatcagggtcatatcttcctttgaaagttggagggttcttcttcatgaaagtctccaacatcctattctcagcattcgcaccagcatttgcgttaggttgttgtcccacagcttaggcaacagcttgtagtgcagcagctaacgcatcatcgtttcttccagccattcctgatattcttcaaaagtagcaacaacaacataagatagtaatataaatattactaagactcgacacgactcttctaattgaccggacggaccaacctgctctgataccaattgtaacaccccgttttcccaatataaaaatttctaaacattttatcagagtattcagcataaacgggatatcacatacaaAACATAGtccaaaattagttaaataacaatttaaatttaacaaatatttcaaacgttgcagcggaatttagttcgtaatccataaatcagtttggcacgtaggctccatcaaaatatctcaaatgagttaaatcaacttcacaaaacatcataattgtTCAACGTCATAAAACATAGGcatgatagtcacgtaagagaatgaagtaTGCAAATAaccccatcccattacgtatcagagagacctagacgacacagtgaaggcaaggccactcacgacggcaactgcacactaaacatgatcacctgcaagttactcatacgaatggcaacgttttcaagcagaaggggtgagatttcataacaaaataatgttaatcaaagtaattcgaatcataattaacattaacatcataatcattcttaaataactttgcatattcagatgacaagtatcacgtattcacatattcaatcgtcatcaacaacatagcatcatgGACATGataatgtgacaatgctcttagactccttatatgcatgtggtaccaatcgtcatcataagtattaatatactttaatcgtgcagAGGACAAGGCTcctataaatcgtgcggaggacaaagctcctaataatcgtggtgaggactaagctcaatgaaatgctatgcatggactcttatgaacaaatcaccgtaatcaacatatcaacatgcatccaataatttggagctaaacgtcatcatttcatcatataaatacactatgcacttagttaaataacagcagcagcataaacaagtcacataacaggatgatatcattatatcaatagcacatcaattgtatcatagttaaaccttcatatcttacataattgcacaatacattaatcatactcaattaaatttgaacatatcttaaacagctttacagactgcattaaacgtcatcattaggtctcattatcataagggggttcactcttgatccaaacgtgcgacacagatcgcacaaacactcaagacactaaaagctggaagtgctcgcgaggagtgactctcaaaaatacgtggtctccttcctaaaactcaagatcttttctacgttTATcgtgataactcttttgtcgactctgcgacgctttcattttctcttgaatcatctgaactttcttaGTAGTCTGAAggtgtgaaaaacacaagaaggggggttgaattgtgttttctttttctctcaaaaaaaaatacttcttctgataaaacttcagaagcagtttgtgagtgcttctgatgaagtgatcagaatcagattgcagcggaaaagaacagagcagagaaaagaaagacaaagacacaagcagttatcctggttccttccacaaatcggaagtagtccagtcccccttgcacttccaaggagatttcactataatcacaaagattacaaatgctcaatactctctaagtatgagacttctcaaaaatgctcaagcacacacgcaagagtcttccaatgctcaagcactaagcaagagtcttctaatgctcaagcacgcaggcaagaggcttctgatcaaacaaaaatacaatgaattaagtttgacttgaacacttgatatacaatcagtggtgttcacaatacaatacaattaagactctagacttttgaatttctaagatgtatcaaatcagtgcagaaattcagtgtgctttgtagaatcaacttgacagagttttggcgcttttgaacttgtatatctctatatcttatcttcaagtcttcactcctttatatagaggtgtgaaagagacgttgagataatcagcacgtctaaagagtcgtttgaaatcctttgatcatccaccagtaatcctttgcctgatttgggtgtagtcctttgaagaataagcttcaaattcattcccatcttgaaggtacaaattctgcaggcatggctgttgtcttgtcttgtagcgtagacagaaagcagagtagtggaggtagtggttgtacacttgtactttgtcaactctattaacgagagacaagtgctcagtgctatccatatatccgttgatacctccctttcaattcttcgttcttcttggataagactgaattgagaatcagctactttgaatcttccgtttgtttaaaggatcaaacatagcttctggtgaagatattgcttctgatgaaaacctttgcttctgatgaccttctgcttctgatgacgtcatcacttcagaagcacttcagcttcaggagcagttttcttcagatgcttagaatttctttttctttccattgttcttccaagacctattgaaataacttgagtagcctttggtcctgtacacttgaacaattattagtaataaccaattgacaatttttaataccttgttatcatcaaaactcaataaggttcattgtgaaacacattttgttccaacatagtctgctgaacaatctccggtcctaagaccactctttcacctgactcgaaccagcacaacggagttctgcatctccgaccatataaagcctcgaaaggtgccattccaatactagaatgataactattattgtatgtgaactcgatcaacggaagatgactatcccaagttcctccttgctcaagaacacaaatcctctagcgactgaattgtcctctccgactgaccatctgtttgtggatgatacgccgaactcaatctcaacttcgatcccaaagcctcttgcaaacttttccaaaatctagaagtaaatcttggatctctatctgatacgatgctcgaaggaacaccatgcaacttcacaatctccttgatataaatctctgccaactgggaaatagggaaactaatattaatcggtagaaaatgagccgatttcgtcaatctatcaacaataacccaaattgcgtcgttccctataggagtattcggcaaactcgtcacaaaatccattgatATACTATCACATTTCCATtttggcacatctaaaggtaccatcattccggcaggtttctgatgctcgactttcgacttctgacaaactagtcaggaatacacaaactgtgccacatctcgtttcaaaccagaccaccagaaaatcttctttaaatcatgatacatcttcgtagctcccggatggatactcaagctactcctgtgactctcttcaagaatcatcttcttaatctctttattgtctggaatacaaattcttcctcggaatctcaccacaccttgatcatcgattttaaaatcattgtCTTCAGTccgatctctagcaaccaacaagtccacaaactttacatcaactttctgtgcttccttgatacttttaagaaattcactatcaatcttcagcatacctaGTTTCACACTCtcaggtgaccattcgcaaaccaaactcttatctctgaactgttcaagtaattcgaactctctgaccatcatagaagacatatgcaatgtcttccaactcaaggcatctgcaacaacattagctttacctggatgataattcaaaccaaagtcataatctttcagcaattctagccatctacgctgcctcatattcaattccttctgatcgaacaaatacttcaaactcttgtgatcactaaacaccttaaatctcgaaccatacaagtaatgtctccatatcttcaatacaaagactatgGCTGCCAACTcaagatcatgcgtaggataattcttctcatgaactctcaactgtcttgaagcataagctaccactttaccttcttgcataagcacacctcctaaacccaacttggacgcatcacaatacaccacaaaaggttcatctgacttcggtaAAATCagcactggagcagtcgtcagacgcttcttcaattcaccaaAACTGTTATCACAATGGatgtcccacacaaaagttttacctttacaagtcaactgcgttagcggaagagctaacttggaaaacccttcaataaaccttctatagtaaccagctaaacccaataagcttctaatctctgtaacggacttaggaatctcccattgcgatactgcttcaactttagatggatccacagcaataccatcactagaaataacatggccaaggaaactcacttctctcaaccagaactcacacttagacaatttggcataaagtttcttctctttcaacacttgcaagacaatcttcagatgctcagcatgttctttttcagtcttggagtaaatcaaaatatcatcgatgaatACAACTACGAACcaatccaaaaatgcatggaagatgtgattcatatactccataaacactccaggtgcattggtaacaccaaaaggcataactttatattcatagtgaccataacgcgttctgaaagccgtcttctgcatatcctcatcttttactttaatctggtgataacctgacctcaaatcaatcttgctgaaaacacgtgcacccactaactgatccatcaaatcatcaattcttggaagtcgatacctattcttgatagttaccttgttcaattgtcgataatcaatacataacctcatactaccatctttcttctttactagcaacaccggcgctccccaaggtgaaacacttggtctaacaaatttcttctcaagcaaatcttccaactgtttcttcaactcagataattcgGAAGCGGACATatgataaggtgccatcgacaccggcttcgttccaggaacaagatcaatagaaaactcgacttctctctctggaggcacacaggaatctcatctggaaaaacttcaggaaattcacacaccacttgtagcttatctaTCACTacttgattctcaacagataaagaagccatcaacgaaaacatcaagataccatcgcaTTCCAGtcgcttcagctgcttagtagataaaaactctgcaccactctcctcttcgacggaagagaaatgcactgacttgctaaaacaattaataagaacgtggttgtactctaaccagttcatacccagaatcacatccataccgctcaaaggtagacaaaccaaatccatttcaaaatcacgaccaaacatagacaaaggacatttcaaacatacaagagaagtagtcaccgaacccttagctggagtttcgacaaccatctctccattcatatcagacaaatcaagactcaaagcagaaacacaatcataggcaataaagcaatgagtagcaccagtatcaataatagcaattaaaggagtattattaatatagcaagtacctctgcactacaaaaaaatgtgtattttccGGCGGCTAAAATTTGGATGTTCCGGCAGTTTTAGCCGCCACTATGTACATTTCTGGCGGTTTCAaaactgccgaaattttgtctaCCACAAAGTTTAAAGCGGCGGTTTAAGAAGGACCGCCATGTTAACTGCCGTAATACGCGTTTGGTTAAAGCGGCAGTTTTAAACGCCACAATATACATTTTTTCAGCAAAAAAAATTGAGCATAGTGGCAGTTTCAACTGCCGTAATGCCcattttctaagaaaaaaataCTGCACATAGTGGCAGTTTGAACCGCCgtaatattaacttttttaacaaaaaaaaaatctgaatgacACACCTAAATAGcaattaataatactaatatagaTAATTTTTGTACATAAATTGTAATATTACAATGTGTAATATAGTCCAGCAACCATGAATGTTTATaaagttctttaaaaaatatgaatgtgtATAAACTAAACTTAAGCTCTTCAATTATGTTGTAGAGTTTATCTTTGATCCCTTCTACATATGTATGGTCATCCTTATCTtcttaatgttatattgttctTGAACTTCtctgacacacacacacacacgtagATCAAATAAGGTTCACATAATGCTAAGTcacaaaacaatagaacttgatgaaaaagaattaaaagaggAAGCGAAAGAGGAACCTGAGTTTCAAAAACAATCCCCGATTGATCACTTGTCTTTCTATCAGTAACTCTCCCAAAGTACTGACTAAGCCAATCTTAACTAATTATCAACTAGTTTGCATTAAAAATAACTAAGCCTATTAAAAGATAAAGCAACTAGAACAATGTTAACAAAAGAGAAGATCATTATGCATATTGTTACTAACCTCTAGAACAATCTTTCATTCCATGATCTTGTCACTTGCCATAACGAAACTGTAGGTGCAAAACCAGGAGTATAGGTGAAAAAGGATACAACAAGAGTTCAAGAATAGTATGATGCATAAGTTTCACTACCTtttgctctaaaaaaaaaaccaacacaaacCCTATTGATTAATTAACTAACTAACCTGAGAAGTGAGTCGACATCGTTAGCCAAAATGATGTCGTCAAATATCTCGTTGTACCTGCAAGGATATGCAAAGCaaccaaattaaataaaattcacaGGTACATTGATGATGATATCTTGTTGTTCTAATTTCTTGAATACCtttatttgttcaaatttgGCAATGATATAACACATCTATTAAACAACAATGAAACTGCAAATTTATTGATGAACCTTGGTCATCCTAGTAGATAGCCCTCTTTCTTTAGTATACACAGAACCTTGAGAATTTTAGATTGAGTTTGAAGGTTTAGATTCTGTATGTTCATTTGATTCTAAACACCATATATAGTAATCTGAAATCAAAAATTAGCAAGAAAATCAACTAAAATGTGCCTCCTTAActaacacaaacacacacattaTGTCCCCTAACCAGAAGCCCTTCCCTTTTATAGAGTAAAACAATTGGTATGGTATTCTAGAAGTGATTCTGGTTTGTTTTACACAAATAAGCAGTCTGCAACAAATTATAGTTCAGAAAACTAACATCTAAAATTTTGCCAGTGTATTGAATCGATATCTTTGTTGTTCATTAAAACTTAACATTATTCACAGCATGAATGAGAAAAAGAGGAGGCATGACAATTCTGTAATAGGATTTAGGGCCTTCATATTTAAGAGCTTATTATATAAGAAAGACAACAGTTAAAGTTGATTGTGAGTGTTTAACGAAATCAGTTCCATGTTGAAGAAAATTGACTGTGAATGTTTATAAACTGCATAAACATGTATATTTAGAATGGATTCTCCTATTTGtcctctaaattttttttgaaaactacaTAAACAAGGATATAAACTGTGAGGTGGATCACATTCACATATTCATTCTTTGAATTGTCCATATCTTATAACTTTAGAGCCTATATTGGATGACGCGTTCTCAATTGTGCTTGAAGAGTGAAAAGCACTACCtgcaaaaccaaaaccaaaaccatacCATAAGGAGTTTGAATTGAAGCACAATCAGCACTGCAGTGATACTGAGCTGCGTTTCGATCTTGTCAGAATCCTTGTAGCTTCATCATTCAAACAATACAAAAACCTTAAAGCCCaacaatccaaacaacattAAACAAAAATGCCCTTTCTATTTCAAGTAATGTCCTGATTCTTTTTGTACCAATAATAAAgattcaaattaataaattttacctTGATAAACTGAAGTATGAGAGCTGAAGAACTGTGAACCACGGTGAAACCCACGAAGAACCCCAATTGCACAGAACTGAGATCGCGAAACCGCGAAACTGAAATAAGAAAGTACGCGCAATTAAAAGAATTTAGAAATTAACAGAAAAATActcaaattaagaaattaacGAGTAAAAATGTGAGTTGATTGAATTTCTGCGATTGAGGGTGATAGGCGAGGATGAAACGAACAACTTGGTGGTGATAGGCGAGGGTGGT includes these proteins:
- the LOC120577841 gene encoding uncharacterized protein encodes the protein MAQLTLSSSLSHSISLLPLVLSISPALTLNLTLTLGSLNITLNRRRLIVNLTLSLPPSPITTKFFAVSRSQFCAIGVLRGFHRGSQFFSSHTSVYQGSAFHSSSTIENASSNIGSKVIRYNEIFDDIILANDVDSLLSFVMASDKIME